A stretch of the bacterium genome encodes the following:
- a CDS encoding PilZ domain-containing protein, with translation MDPNVEKRTSERRDALLPVDYYVDRNRLHKHHLSVNISEGGIFIRTKNPLKVGDELDVIVSLFNQKEPESPPRRVAIHGQVRHIRRARGDVYDPLAGMGVQWLDLDGSTWNEIEGTVLGRDESAAERSAEALREMRALTRLSPPTQAEH, from the coding sequence ATGGATCCTAACGTCGAAAAACGCACGTCGGAGCGCCGGGACGCCCTCCTTCCGGTCGATTATTACGTCGACCGGAACAGACTGCATAAGCATCATCTGAGCGTCAATATCAGCGAGGGCGGAATCTTCATCCGCACCAAAAACCCGCTGAAGGTCGGCGACGAGCTCGATGTCATCGTTTCGCTGTTCAATCAAAAGGAGCCGGAGTCGCCGCCGCGGCGCGTGGCGATCCACGGCCAGGTGCGCCATATCCGCCGCGCGCGCGGAGACGTTTACGATCCGCTGGCCGGCATGGGCGTGCAATGGCTGGACCTGGACGGCAGCACGTGGAACGAGATCGAAGGCACCGTCCTCGGGCGCGACGAAAGCGCCGCGGAGCGCTCGGCCGAGGCGCTGCGGGAAATGCGGGCGCTCACTCGCCTGTCTCCTCCGACGCAGGCGGAGCACTGA
- a CDS encoding crotonase/enoyl-CoA hydratase family protein: MTDESQKLEPRPSGSGSLHDEPRPSGSGSTSSVRVERDGPVYTVIIDRADRRNAVDGPTARELTLAFRAFEADDAARVAVLYGEGGNFCAGADLKAMGSDTGNVADIEGDGPLGPTRLVLGKPVIAAVAGFAVAGGLELALWCDLRVAEESAVFGVFCRRWGVPLIDGGTVRLPRLIGHSRAMDMILPGRGVPAREALAFGLANRVVADGTARAEAENLARRIAAFPQTCMRGDRMSAIEQWDLPFDRATKNEFRHGAESLATDEIGQGLDAFRAGRGRGGAFEE; encoded by the coding sequence ATGACGGACGAGTCCCAAAAATTGGAACCGCGACCGTCAGGGAGCGGGTCTCTCCACGACGAACCGCGACCGTCAGGGAGCGGGTCGACTTCATCCGTCCGCGTCGAACGCGACGGCCCTGTCTACACCGTCATCATCGATCGCGCCGACCGGCGTAACGCCGTGGACGGCCCAACGGCCCGCGAGCTGACGCTGGCGTTTCGCGCGTTCGAAGCGGACGACGCAGCGCGCGTCGCGGTGCTGTACGGCGAGGGCGGAAACTTTTGCGCGGGCGCGGACCTGAAGGCGATGGGATCGGACACCGGCAACGTCGCGGACATCGAGGGCGACGGCCCGCTCGGCCCGACGCGCCTGGTGCTCGGCAAGCCCGTGATCGCCGCGGTCGCCGGGTTTGCCGTCGCCGGCGGACTGGAGCTGGCGCTCTGGTGCGATCTGCGCGTCGCGGAAGAATCCGCCGTGTTCGGTGTGTTCTGCCGTAGATGGGGCGTGCCGCTCATCGACGGCGGCACCGTCCGCCTGCCACGTTTGATCGGTCACTCGCGCGCGATGGACATGATCCTCCCCGGGCGCGGCGTGCCCGCGCGCGAGGCGCTCGCGTTCGGGCTCGCCAACCGCGTCGTCGCGGACGGCACGGCGCGCGCCGAGGCCGAGAATCTGGCGCGGCGGATCGCGGCGTTTCCCCAAACCTGCATGCGCGGCGATCGCATGTCCGCGATCGAGCAATGGGATCTGCCGTTTGACCGCGCGACGAAAAACGAATTCCGCCACGGCGCCGAATCGCTCGCGACCGACGAGATCGGACAGGGTCTCGACGCGTTTCGCGCGGGGCGCGGCCGCGGCGGCGCCTTCGAGGAGTGA
- a CDS encoding acyl-CoA dehydrogenase family protein: protein MDFSIDSQTRDLLARVRAFVDEDLIPFETRAFAGTENPLRLLDEKRERVKELGLWAPPHPKEHGGMGLGLVTHGLVSEELGRTPLGHYVFGCQAPDAANVEILHTFGTDEQKARWLGPLVAGEIRSSFGMTEPENPGSNPTMLSTTAVADGDDWVINGRKWFTTGADGSAFCVVMAITHPDAPIYTRASMILVPTDTRGYRLVRNIPVMGHAGGGPFSHGEVEFENCRVPRTNTLGGEAFGFAIAQERLGPGRIHHCMRWLGICKRAYEMMCAYAAKRPIHPDGRPLGTKGMVQGWIAESAAEIEAARWMVLHAAWKIEQIGQKEARDEVSLIKFHVANVLQRVVDRAIQVHGGLGVTDDTILAHWYRHERAARIYDGADEVHKESFARRTLRRYGMAK, encoded by the coding sequence ATGGATTTTTCGATCGACAGCCAGACGCGCGACCTGCTCGCCCGCGTCCGCGCGTTCGTGGACGAGGATTTGATTCCGTTCGAGACGCGCGCGTTCGCAGGGACGGAAAATCCCTTGCGCCTGCTGGACGAAAAACGCGAGCGCGTAAAGGAGCTTGGCCTGTGGGCGCCGCCGCATCCGAAAGAGCATGGCGGCATGGGCCTTGGCCTCGTGACGCACGGCCTCGTCTCCGAGGAGCTTGGCCGCACACCGCTCGGGCACTACGTCTTCGGCTGCCAGGCGCCGGACGCGGCGAACGTCGAGATCCTCCACACGTTCGGCACCGACGAACAGAAGGCGCGGTGGCTTGGACCGCTCGTCGCCGGCGAGATTCGCTCCAGCTTCGGCATGACCGAGCCGGAGAACCCCGGCTCGAATCCCACGATGCTGAGCACGACCGCCGTCGCCGACGGCGACGATTGGGTCATCAACGGGCGCAAGTGGTTCACCACCGGCGCGGACGGCTCCGCGTTCTGCGTCGTCATGGCGATCACGCACCCCGACGCGCCGATCTACACGCGCGCGTCGATGATCCTCGTGCCCACGGACACGCGCGGCTATCGCCTGGTGCGCAACATTCCGGTGATGGGCCACGCGGGCGGCGGGCCGTTTTCGCACGGAGAAGTCGAATTCGAAAACTGCCGCGTACCGCGCACGAACACACTCGGCGGAGAGGCGTTCGGTTTTGCCATCGCGCAGGAACGCCTGGGGCCCGGCCGCATCCACCACTGCATGCGCTGGCTTGGCATCTGCAAACGCGCGTACGAAATGATGTGCGCCTACGCGGCAAAGCGCCCGATCCATCCGGATGGCCGTCCACTCGGCACCAAGGGCATGGTGCAGGGATGGATCGCCGAATCCGCCGCCGAGATCGAAGCCGCGCGCTGGATGGTGCTGCACGCGGCGTGGAAGATCGAGCAGATCGGCCAGAAGGAGGCGCGCGACGAGGTATCGCTCATCAAGTTCCACGTCGCGAACGTGCTGCAGCGCGTCGTCGATCGCGCGATCCAGGTGCACGGCGGGCTTGGCGTCACGGATGACACGATCCTCGCGCACTGGTATCGCCACGAGCGCGCCGCGCGCATCTACGACGGCGCCGACGAGGTGCACAAGGAATCGTTCGCGCGCCGCACGCTGCGCCGGTACGGGATGGCGAAATGA
- a CDS encoding phosphotransferase family protein, with protein sequence MSAPFVDRAKPVRAGEELVTAGVASFLRDHLPHLAGELRVTQYPSGFSNLTYLLTFDDRTFVLRRPPFGKKAKTAHDMSREYRVLAALHPVFPQAPRPVAYTDDETLIGAPFYVMERVEGIILRANPPKGFELSADSARRLCERFVEVWAKLHEVDYAAIGLGDFGKPQGYVRRQVEGWSRRYRDARTPDAPGCEEVMAWIGANQPPDTTHPCLIHNDYKFDNVVLDPQTLDVIGVLDWEMATIGDPMMDLGSSLAYWVQADDPDEQLMTRWLPTHLPGMFTRRELCEAWSARTGRALHDLEFYYVFGLFRLGVIAQQIYYRFFHGQTKDARFAMLVHVVKMLDDAARRVIAGGGV encoded by the coding sequence ATGAGCGCGCCGTTTGTCGATCGCGCCAAACCCGTGCGCGCCGGCGAGGAGCTTGTTACCGCGGGTGTCGCGTCGTTCCTGCGCGATCACCTGCCGCATCTTGCGGGCGAGCTTCGCGTAACGCAGTACCCCAGCGGGTTCTCGAACCTGACGTACCTGCTTACGTTCGATGACCGAACGTTCGTGTTGCGGCGCCCGCCATTCGGCAAAAAGGCAAAGACGGCGCACGACATGAGCCGCGAGTACCGCGTGCTCGCCGCGCTGCATCCCGTATTTCCGCAAGCGCCGCGGCCCGTTGCCTACACGGACGACGAGACGCTGATCGGCGCGCCGTTCTACGTGATGGAGCGCGTGGAGGGCATCATCCTTCGCGCCAATCCGCCGAAGGGTTTCGAGCTGTCGGCCGATTCCGCGCGGCGGCTTTGCGAGCGCTTCGTCGAGGTGTGGGCGAAGCTTCACGAGGTGGATTACGCCGCGATCGGCCTTGGCGATTTCGGCAAGCCGCAAGGCTACGTGCGCCGGCAGGTGGAGGGATGGAGTCGGCGCTACCGCGATGCGCGCACCCCCGACGCGCCCGGCTGCGAGGAGGTGATGGCGTGGATCGGCGCCAATCAGCCGCCGGACACGACGCATCCCTGCCTCATTCATAACGATTACAAGTTCGACAACGTCGTGCTCGATCCGCAAACGCTCGACGTGATCGGCGTGCTGGACTGGGAGATGGCGACGATCGGCGACCCGATGATGGATCTCGGATCGAGCCTCGCGTACTGGGTGCAGGCCGACGATCCGGACGAACAACTCATGACGCGCTGGCTCCCCACGCACCTGCCCGGCATGTTTACGCGGCGCGAGCTTTGCGAGGCGTGGTCCGCGCGCACCGGGCGCGCACTGCACGACCTGGAGTTCTATTACGTGTTCGGCCTGTTTCGCCTGGGCGTCATTGCCCAGCAGATTTATTACCGATTCTTCCACGGCCAGACGAAGGATGCGCGCTTCGCGATGCTCGTTCACGTCGTCAAGATGCTCGACGACGCCGCGCGCCGCGTCATTGCGGGAGGCGGCGTATGA
- a CDS encoding phosphoglycerate mutase family protein, giving the protein MSELLIIRHGQASFAGQGSYDVLSPIGQEQARLLGARFRERNVAIDVWLSGTLDRQMRSAEIAMEESHATPLLTDPRFNEHDTFTIIRAQAEAIVAEDPLYAEAIENMFADRRALARVLQTGLSRWASGDHEIAGVERFAEYRDRVAGAIHAVMQAEGRGRRIAIVTSGGPVGLSMQMALGLSDTAAILLGTNVRNMSVTTYRFREDSMTLLEFNNVAHLEDARDPRLVTFL; this is encoded by the coding sequence ATGTCCGAACTCCTCATCATCCGCCACGGACAGGCGAGCTTCGCCGGCCAAGGCAGCTACGACGTGCTCTCGCCGATCGGCCAGGAGCAGGCGCGCCTTCTCGGCGCACGTTTTCGCGAGCGTAACGTCGCCATCGACGTGTGGCTCTCCGGCACGCTCGACCGCCAGATGCGTTCCGCCGAAATCGCCATGGAGGAATCGCACGCGACGCCGCTTCTCACCGATCCGCGCTTCAACGAGCACGACACGTTTACGATCATCCGCGCGCAGGCCGAGGCGATCGTCGCGGAAGATCCCCTTTACGCCGAGGCGATCGAGAACATGTTCGCCGACCGCCGCGCCCTGGCCCGCGTGCTCCAAACGGGCCTTTCACGCTGGGCATCCGGCGATCACGAAATCGCGGGCGTCGAACGTTTTGCGGAATACCGCGACCGCGTCGCCGGGGCGATCCACGCGGTGATGCAGGCCGAGGGACGCGGGCGGCGCATCGCGATCGTCACCTCCGGCGGGCCCGTCGGGCTGTCGATGCAGATGGCGCTCGGACTTTCCGATACCGCGGCGATCCTGCTTGGCACCAACGTGCGCAACATGTCGGTCACGACCTATCGTTTCCGCGAGGATTCGATGACGCTGCTTGAGTTCAACAACGTCGCGCATCTCGAGGACGCGCGCGACCCGCGGCTGGTGACCTTTCTCTAG
- a CDS encoding type II toxin-antitoxin system PemK/MazF family toxin, which produces MILERGTIVFANLSPTIGHEQRGFRPCVVVSSPDTSDAQRFGIVAIIPVTRTAGIGILYPRISPGKGSRLTHDSYALIDQIRAIDHRRIQRRLGRITDSELAAIDRGLIAYLGLVSAPPASEETGE; this is translated from the coding sequence GTGATTCTTGAGCGCGGCACGATTGTTTTCGCAAACCTCAGCCCGACGATCGGTCATGAACAACGCGGTTTTCGCCCGTGCGTTGTCGTCAGCAGTCCCGATACTTCTGATGCGCAACGTTTCGGCATCGTTGCGATCATTCCGGTTACGCGCACAGCAGGCATCGGTATTCTCTATCCGCGAATTTCACCAGGAAAAGGCAGCCGTTTGACGCATGATTCGTATGCGCTGATCGATCAGATCCGCGCGATCGATCATCGGCGAATCCAGCGTCGGCTGGGACGAATCACGGACAGCGAACTCGCCGCAATCGATCGCGGACTGATCGCTTATCTCGGCCTCGTCAGTGCTCCGCCTGCGTCGGAGGAGACAGGCGAGTGA
- a CDS encoding PIG-L family deacetylase: MKYRMIAAFVALTFASACGARIVPKDGVEKTLDEILDGPVRVMWVAAHPDDEGFAGGVLSKAAANGEVYLLVLTHGDGGACHVPTGCGDNLGDWRHRELMEVAYEYDAILQHERYFNAPLPVESFPPRHELARMWIDKGDPTLKIAAAIRRFRPDVIFALGPTQGGTGHPEHQLASRFAMAGVRMAADPKADVPGDPWRVPNTYYLLSKWWLARVIGIADPETPSEKFDLLQYCSDGMSCAEQMAEHTRPHKSQAADAAGLRFIANSTWSTYLYRVDPFTEIADPLEPVEHGGMNLAD; this comes from the coding sequence ATGAAATACCGAATGATCGCGGCGTTCGTCGCGTTGACTTTCGCCTCCGCCTGCGGCGCGCGGATCGTGCCGAAGGACGGCGTCGAAAAGACGCTCGACGAAATTCTCGACGGTCCCGTGCGCGTCATGTGGGTGGCCGCGCATCCGGACGACGAGGGGTTCGCCGGGGGCGTGCTGTCGAAGGCGGCCGCGAACGGCGAGGTGTATCTTCTCGTCCTCACGCACGGTGACGGCGGCGCGTGTCACGTGCCGACCGGCTGCGGCGACAACCTGGGCGACTGGCGGCATCGCGAGCTGATGGAGGTCGCGTACGAGTACGACGCGATCCTTCAGCACGAGCGCTACTTCAACGCGCCGCTTCCGGTGGAGAGCTTTCCGCCGCGCCACGAGTTGGCGCGGATGTGGATCGACAAGGGCGACCCGACGCTGAAGATCGCGGCGGCGATCCGCCGCTTCCGCCCCGACGTAATTTTCGCCCTCGGCCCGACGCAGGGCGGCACGGGGCACCCGGAACATCAGCTCGCCAGCCGGTTCGCCATGGCGGGTGTGCGGATGGCGGCCGATCCCAAGGCCGACGTGCCCGGCGATCCGTGGCGCGTGCCGAACACGTATTATTTGCTTTCCAAGTGGTGGCTCGCGCGCGTGATCGGTATCGCCGATCCCGAGACGCCGAGCGAAAAATTCGACCTGCTGCAATATTGTTCGGACGGCATGTCGTGTGCCGAGCAAATGGCCGAACACACGCGGCCGCACAAGTCGCAGGCGGCCGACGCGGCGGGGCTGCGCTTCATCGCCAACAGCACCTGGTCGACCTACCTCTACCGCGTCGATCCGTTCACGGAGATCGCCGATCCGCTCGAACCCGTGGAGCACGGCGGGATGAACCTCGCCGACTGA
- a CDS encoding SDR family oxidoreductase — protein sequence MTGRVVLVTGATSGIGFVTARELHSMGASVIVHGRTEEKARRAINDIARDAARLHAAAGDFESLDDVRRMAADIKARFPKIHVLVNNAGLWSPKREETRDGFEKHFGVNHLAPFLLANLLLDNIRAGAPARVVNVASRLHRLSRIDFDDLQFHNGYKSPVAYGRSKIANIMFSRELARRNSPDVLTSNSLHPGGISTNITRGKSWWMDALTAVADRVFLISPEEGAKTQIYLASSPEAEGVTGKYFAKCREATLYPTARDDADDARLWDESAKLVGL from the coding sequence ATGACGGGGCGCGTCGTTCTGGTGACCGGCGCGACAAGCGGAATCGGATTTGTCACCGCGCGCGAATTGCACAGCATGGGCGCGTCGGTCATCGTGCACGGCCGCACCGAAGAAAAAGCCCGGCGCGCGATCAACGACATCGCGCGCGACGCCGCTCGCCTTCACGCGGCCGCGGGCGATTTCGAATCGCTCGACGACGTGCGACGCATGGCGGCGGATATCAAGGCGCGCTTTCCGAAAATCCACGTGCTCGTCAACAACGCGGGCCTGTGGTCGCCAAAACGCGAGGAGACGCGCGATGGCTTCGAGAAGCACTTCGGCGTCAACCACCTCGCGCCGTTTCTGCTGGCGAACCTCCTGCTCGATAACATCCGCGCGGGCGCGCCGGCGCGCGTCGTCAACGTCGCCTCGCGCCTGCACCGCCTCTCGCGCATCGACTTCGACGACCTGCAATTTCACAATGGCTACAAGAGCCCCGTCGCCTACGGGCGCAGCAAGATCGCGAACATCATGTTCTCGCGCGAGCTGGCGCGGAGAAACTCGCCGGACGTGCTGACCTCGAACAGCCTGCACCCGGGCGGCATCTCCACGAACATCACGCGCGGCAAGAGCTGGTGGATGGACGCCCTGACCGCGGTGGCGGATCGCGTCTTTCTCATCTCGCCGGAAGAAGGCGCGAAGACGCAGATCTACCTGGCAAGCTCGCCGGAAGCGGAGGGGGTGACGGGAAAATATTTCGCAAAGTGCCGCGAGGCGACGCTCTACCCCACCGCGCGTGACGACGCCGACGACGCGCGCCTGTGGGACGAAAGCGCGAAGCTGGTGGGATTGTGA
- a CDS encoding crotonase/enoyl-CoA hydratase family protein → MSDSVLYESDDRIARITLNRPAQLNAIDRDMPRMLADAVARANADDAVHVVVLTGAGRAFCAGYDLKIWAETPGTHEGFQAMPWDPTKDFRMMHANTLSFMSLWRSAKPTIATVRGFAVGGGSDIALCCDLVVMADDARIGYPPARLWGCPTTAMWVYRVGAERAKRLLLTGDLVTGAEAASMGLVGEAVPEAGLDARVDALAARIASVPVNQLMMQKLVVNQAYENMGLASTQILATFFDGIARHTPEGVAFKQRCEEVGFQQAVKERDGGSSS, encoded by the coding sequence ATGAGCGATTCCGTTTTGTACGAGAGCGACGATCGCATCGCGCGCATCACGCTCAATCGCCCCGCTCAACTTAACGCCATCGACCGCGACATGCCGCGCATGCTCGCCGACGCCGTCGCACGCGCGAACGCCGACGACGCCGTGCACGTCGTCGTATTGACCGGCGCCGGCCGCGCGTTCTGCGCGGGCTACGATCTGAAGATCTGGGCGGAAACGCCGGGAACGCACGAGGGCTTTCAGGCGATGCCGTGGGATCCGACGAAAGATTTCCGGATGATGCACGCCAACACGCTTTCCTTCATGAGCCTGTGGCGCTCGGCCAAGCCGACGATCGCGACGGTGCGCGGATTCGCCGTGGGCGGCGGGTCGGACATCGCGCTTTGCTGCGATCTTGTCGTCATGGCCGACGACGCGCGCATCGGCTATCCGCCCGCGCGGCTGTGGGGATGCCCGACGACGGCGATGTGGGTGTATCGCGTCGGCGCCGAACGCGCCAAGCGCCTTTTGCTGACGGGCGATCTCGTCACCGGCGCCGAGGCCGCGTCGATGGGGCTTGTCGGCGAAGCCGTGCCGGAAGCCGGTCTCGACGCGCGCGTGGACGCGCTTGCCGCGCGCATCGCGAGCGTGCCGGTCAATCAACTGATGATGCAAAAGCTTGTCGTCAATCAGGCCTACGAAAACATGGGCCTTGCCTCAACGCAGATCCTCGCCACGTTTTTTGACGGCATCGCGCGCCACACGCCCGAAGGCGTCGCGTTCAAACAACGCTGCGAGGAGGTCGGCTTTCAGCAGGCGGTGAAGGAAAGGGATGGCGGCTCGTCATCCTGA
- the cadA gene encoding cadmium-translocating P-type ATPase has product MFDFRGVSRSAAIAAFTLVSLAAHLLLRFVFDSPHANLPLYAALALGGVPLLYELTRDLLRADFGSDVLAGVAIVTSVILGEYLAGALVVLMLSGGQALESFAVRRASSALAALAARMPSVAHRKDGERFVDIAIDAIAVGDLLVVLPHEACPADGEVIEGHGTMNEAYLTGEPYDMSKAPGSAVISGAVNGESALTIRATRRAVDSRYAKIMEVMRQSEMTRPRIRRLADRLGALYTPIAVGIGVAAWAATGEPIRFLAVMVVATPCPLLIAIPVALIASISLSARRGIIIKDPTVLERIDRCRTAIIDKTGTLTFGRPVLTEVMAAPGIDANEALRLAAALEAYSKHPLAVAVVEAAKSRGLADAKVADVSEQPGRGLTGHVDGREVYLTSRRKLADAGEMPEHAIPGRDAGLEAVVMIDGAWAATLAFRDEPRDEAHSFVSHLGPRHTIRRVLLVSGDRRSEVEHLAGRVGITEIHAEASPEDKVRIVKEETRLAQTLMIGDGINDAPALAMATVGVAFGTSNDPASQAAGAVILNPTLDKVDELLHISRRFLSIALQSAVGGMALSVVGMGFAAFGLLPPVAGALTQEAIDVVSIANALRAARAAGPLTDLPAQASRAEAATVSAPA; this is encoded by the coding sequence ATGTTCGACTTCCGCGGCGTTTCTCGGTCGGCGGCCATCGCCGCGTTCACGCTTGTTTCCCTCGCCGCGCATCTTCTCCTCCGCTTCGTTTTCGATTCTCCCCACGCGAACCTTCCGCTTTATGCCGCGCTTGCGCTCGGCGGCGTGCCGCTCCTCTACGAGCTGACGCGCGATCTTCTGCGCGCGGATTTCGGTTCCGATGTTCTCGCCGGCGTCGCGATCGTCACGTCGGTCATTCTCGGCGAGTACCTGGCGGGCGCGCTTGTGGTGCTGATGCTCTCGGGCGGGCAGGCGCTCGAGAGCTTTGCCGTGCGCCGCGCCTCCAGCGCACTTGCGGCGCTTGCCGCGCGCATGCCGAGCGTCGCGCATCGCAAAGACGGCGAGCGATTCGTCGACATCGCGATCGACGCCATCGCGGTGGGCGATCTTCTTGTCGTGCTGCCGCACGAGGCGTGCCCCGCGGACGGCGAGGTGATCGAGGGGCACGGTACGATGAACGAGGCGTACCTCACCGGCGAGCCGTACGACATGAGCAAGGCGCCGGGTTCCGCGGTGATCTCCGGCGCGGTGAACGGCGAAAGCGCGCTGACGATCCGCGCGACGCGGCGCGCCGTCGATTCGCGCTACGCGAAGATCATGGAGGTGATGCGCCAATCCGAGATGACGCGCCCGCGCATCCGGCGCCTGGCCGATCGGCTGGGCGCGCTTTATACGCCGATCGCCGTTGGCATCGGCGTCGCCGCCTGGGCCGCGACCGGCGAACCGATCCGTTTTCTCGCGGTGATGGTCGTCGCCACGCCGTGCCCGCTTCTGATCGCGATCCCCGTCGCGCTCATCGCGTCGATCTCGCTGTCGGCCCGGCGCGGCATCATCATCAAGGATCCGACGGTGCTCGAGCGCATCGACCGCTGCCGCACCGCGATCATCGACAAGACGGGCACGCTCACCTTCGGCCGTCCCGTGCTGACCGAAGTCATGGCCGCGCCGGGAATCGACGCAAACGAGGCGCTGCGCCTGGCGGCCGCGCTCGAGGCGTATTCCAAGCACCCGCTCGCCGTGGCGGTCGTCGAGGCGGCGAAATCGCGCGGCCTTGCGGACGCGAAGGTCGCCGACGTGAGCGAGCAGCCCGGCCGCGGCCTGACCGGCCACGTCGACGGGCGCGAGGTGTATCTGACGAGCCGGCGCAAACTCGCGGACGCCGGCGAGATGCCGGAGCACGCCATCCCCGGCCGGGACGCGGGGCTCGAGGCGGTCGTGATGATTGACGGCGCGTGGGCCGCGACGCTCGCGTTCCGCGATGAGCCGCGCGACGAGGCGCATTCGTTCGTCAGCCATCTCGGGCCGCGTCACACGATAAGGCGCGTGCTTCTGGTTTCGGGCGACCGGCGCTCGGAGGTGGAGCACCTCGCCGGCCGCGTCGGCATCACGGAGATCCACGCGGAGGCAAGCCCCGAGGACAAGGTGCGTATCGTGAAGGAGGAAACGCGCCTCGCGCAGACGCTGATGATCGGCGACGGCATTAACGACGCGCCCGCGCTCGCCATGGCGACGGTGGGCGTCGCGTTCGGTACATCGAACGACCCCGCGTCGCAGGCCGCGGGCGCGGTGATCCTGAACCCCACGCTCGACAAGGTGGACGAGCTTTTGCACATCTCGCGGCGCTTTTTGTCGATCGCGCTGCAAAGTGCCGTGGGCGGCATGGCGCTTTCCGTCGTGGGGATGGGATTCGCGGCGTTCGGCCTTCTCCCCCCCGTGGCCGGCGCGCTCACGCAGGAGGCGATCGACGTTGTCTCCATCGCGAACGCGCTTCGCGCCGCCCGCGCCGCGGGGCCGCTGACGGATTTGCCGGCGCAAGCCTCGCGCGCCGAGGCCGCGACTGTATCCGCCCCCGCCTGA
- a CDS encoding SGNH/GDSL hydrolase family protein, translating into MPIRPIPWYAHNLVRNTTRIRFAGIVVIAILVSLEALLRVSGIARANVDKVYSDIYDIEYVMLPGTVYPYSKDGEHLNEHGFRGKPLPRERTPGLRRVICMGDSTTAGYGPLEDSYPYRLQVELEKDFGEGRVEVFNAGLPGTCLLQQLLLFQRLLRKWRPDVLVVGGQGDGRRDVYLYRRELERERFKRLYTARRYLAKSEIYRTMRRLIKGPPVGLVLDPMNAGSDTFTNYHAQMDLWADLERFDAMGREDGFKLIFFHPPDRSQIEALRAQGLQPGTPGYRASTYRGIPEQFARRHGHPFVDVIPGFLAEPMNQELFYDPVHPGGRGNRVLARQIANVVREKLADAVVAD; encoded by the coding sequence ATGCCGATTCGGCCCATCCCGTGGTACGCGCACAACCTCGTCCGTAACACAACCCGGATCCGGTTTGCGGGTATCGTAGTGATCGCGATTCTGGTCTCGCTCGAAGCGCTGTTGCGCGTGTCCGGAATCGCTCGCGCGAATGTCGACAAGGTCTATTCCGACATCTATGACATCGAATATGTGATGTTGCCCGGCACCGTGTACCCGTACTCCAAGGACGGCGAACACCTCAATGAGCATGGATTTCGCGGCAAACCCCTCCCACGCGAGCGGACACCCGGCCTCCGCCGCGTCATCTGCATGGGCGACTCCACGACCGCCGGTTACGGTCCTCTCGAAGACTCGTATCCCTATCGTCTGCAAGTCGAGTTGGAGAAGGATTTTGGCGAAGGGCGTGTGGAGGTTTTCAACGCGGGGCTGCCCGGAACGTGCCTCCTCCAACAGCTTCTGCTATTCCAGCGCCTATTGCGAAAATGGCGACCGGACGTGTTGGTTGTAGGTGGACAAGGGGACGGGCGGCGGGATGTCTACCTCTATCGGCGCGAACTGGAGAGGGAGCGGTTCAAGCGGCTCTACACGGCGCGGCGATATTTGGCCAAGAGCGAAATTTATCGAACGATGCGACGTCTGATCAAAGGACCGCCCGTGGGGCTCGTCCTTGATCCGATGAATGCCGGATCGGACACGTTCACAAATTATCACGCGCAGATGGATTTGTGGGCCGATCTCGAGCGGTTTGACGCGATGGGCCGGGAGGACGGATTTAAACTCATCTTTTTTCATCCACCTGATCGATCGCAGATCGAGGCGCTGCGGGCTCAGGGCCTGCAGCCCGGCACGCCGGGATACCGCGCGAGCACCTACCGGGGAATTCCCGAACAGTTTGCGCGGCGCCACGGACACCCCTTCGTCGACGTCATTCCCGGATTTCTCGCCGAGCCCATGAACCAGGAGCTTTTCTACGATCCCGTCCATCCCGGCGGCCGCGGAAACCGTGTCCTGGCCCGGCAGATCGCGAATGTCGTCCGCGAGAAGCTCGCAGATGCGGTCGTGGCGGATTGA